The nucleotide window GATCTGCGTCAGGTCTTTAAGTCACATTTTCATATGCCGGCTCCCGGAATTGTGTCTTTGTCTACACTTGGGCATGTGTTTGGGTGTACTCAGGAATTTGATTCGCCTCCAAGCTTGTTCCACAATCATGGAACCGATGGGTCAAGCGTGGCAGGACTTGAATCAATGGTCAAAGCCGATCTGTCTATTATGGTTGATTTGTATGCAAAGGCCTGTTTCTATCTGAAAAGCCAATGGGTAAAAGAATGGGAATTTTGTTTTGAAAAAGATAAAGACGCCGGGGTTATTCCATATCTTGAATTCATCAAAGAAGAGCAGCGGTTACAAGAAGATGATATATTAACCCTTCAGGAGTTGACGCTGCAGGAAAGAATGCTGAAATTTCGTGCCATTGGTCATTTGCGGTTTGATCATACACGGCTGAATCATGAAGGGCGTTTTCTGTATGTTTTTAAATTTTCACAGGAAACCTGTCCGTCAAAATTTCGGACAGGAGATTTTCTCAGGCTTGCTCCTCATGGTATCCAGGATATTCAAACCGGTTTTCCCGTTATCCTGGCTGAGGTTGATATGGGGGCAGGGCAGATATCCATTCTTTCCCGATCCGGTTTTGCCCGATCAGGTTTTGCCGGGTCCGGGCAAATTCAGTTAACTAAAAATTTTTTGTACTCCCTGGAAGAGGATACAAGTGACTGGAATCAGGACAAGCTGACCCATGTTGCAGCCACTGTTTTTAAGAAAAATCATCCCCATTATTTGCAGCAAATGCTTGCAGGACAGGCACTTGACCGGCAACCTTTGGCGTTATCATCCTGGCTGAAAAAATGGATTGCCAGTAATGACCATGGATTGAATTCTTCACAGCAACGCGCATTGGCGTTGCCGTTCCAATACCGGACCAGTCTGATACAAGGTCCGCCCGGAACCGGGAAAACCCATCTGCTTGGCTGGATTTTAATCGTCTTGATCCTGCAGGCCCATGAAGCTAAAAAGCCTCTTCGCATAGGTGTGAGTGCCTTGACTCACCAGGCTATTGATACTGTATTGAAAAAGGTGACAAAGCTTGTGAGCCAGTATCTGCCGGGCTGTTTTCCAGGTTGTTGTATAAAATGTGGTCAGTCAGGACAGCTTGTAAACACAGATGCCCATAAAAATCCTGATGAAAACTCATATGAAAACTCGTATGAAAATCGGGATGAAAAAAAGACAATAGCATGGAGGTGGAGTTTTCAGATGATGCAAATGATGTCCTGGGTCGACCCTGGTTGATTTTAGGTGCCACAGGCTATGGATTTTACAATCTTTTTAAGAGCAAAGATAATGGATTTCCCCCGGCCCTTGACTGGATTATCTTTGATGAAGCTTCCCAGGTGCCGGTGCCCCAGGCTCTTTTGAGTCTGATTTACAGCAGGGGCAATTTTTTGTTCCTGGGTGATGTTTGCCAGTTGCCTCCCATTGTACTGGGAAATTATGGGGAATATTCCAGAGAGCCTGCAGACCGGTTTTTCAACCGGTCTATCCTGTCAAATTTGCTGGATATCTATCCAAAACCGCACCGGCAAACCCTTGATGTTACTTACCGCATGAACAAAGAGATCTGTGTTTTTCCCGGCAAAATCTGGTATGACGGCATGCTGCACCCGGCCCCCGGCAATGCCCATACCCGGCTTGTTCTGGATAAGTCCTTATGCAGGGCCGATAACAATGACGTGCATAATCACAATCATAATAAAGATAACAATAACAGTCTGCAGCAGTTCTATGACAAAATCATAGATCCTGCAAAACCTGTTGTGCTGGTATTGACAGATCACCATGGCTGTTCCCAGAAATCAGATGTTGAAGCCGATTTAATGGCGGCCCTTGCCCACAGGTTAATGCAGTGTTATGGAGTGTCACCGGATCAAATGGCTTTGATTTCACCTCACAGGGCACAGAACAATGCCATTATCAAAAAACTTGGAGAAAAAATGCCTGAAAATTTACCGCTTCCCTGTGTGGATACGGTTGAACGGGTTCAAGGAGCAGAACGGGATATTATCATTTTCGGTATCACCTCTTCTGACCCTGATCATCTGCTAAGTGAGTTTCTAAACAGTCCCAACCGCTTGAATGTTGCCATGACCCGGGCAAAAAACAAATTGATCGTTATTGGAAGCCCGGCCTTTTTTTCTGTTATACCTGACTCGGAAGCTGTGCTGGAGAAAAATTATTGCTTTAAAAAACTAATGATTCACTGCCAAAAACAAAATGCTGTTTTTTATGATTTTGACCAAGGTTGTGCTTTGGGCTGAAAGGCAGATTTTGAAAATACAGTTGAAAAATGGCTTGAAACAAAATGTTTTTGTGAGATATAAAACATTGTTGTGGTGTAATGTGCCGCAAGGCAGTATCAATAATCTGTTTTAAAAACGGAACTATAAAGCTCTATATCAACAATTTGTTTGATGCAGATTATGAAAATCTCAGCGGGTATCCGGCCACGGATCGTACATACGGCATTGTTTTAAATTTTGATCTTTAGCGTTGCTGCGGTTACATCCCGCTATCTGTCGCCGTTTATATTTCAGACCTTCTCCCTGGATCGAGCAATACGTAAAAGATGAGGAGCCACCCGGAGAAAGCTCCCCACCTTAGATTAACCTTAATATTCTTTAAGGAGGATCAAGTGTCTCCGGGTGAGTTTGTATGATTAAGCGGTTTTTATTTCAATCTGTCTGGGTTTTGCTGCTTCAGATTTCGGTAGATGCAGCCTTAAAACACCATTTTTCAGCTCAGCTTCAACTTTTTCAACATTTATTGTCTGGGGAACGGAAAAATTTCTGACATACTCAACATCTGAGAACTCTTCATAGGTAGCTGTTCCTTTTGTGGTAAGATGCCTGACACCGGATATAGACAATGTCCCGTTATCAATATCAACTGAGATATCTTCTTTTACAACTCCCGGCATGTCTGCGTGGAGAAGAATTTCATTTTCGTTTTCATAAATATCAACTGCAGGGGTTGCTTCATAGCGTGTTTTTTTAACGTTTTTTTTATCTTGTTTTGTGATTTCATGGGCCTTATCCATGGCAAACCTCCTTTTTATGAATTAATTTTGGAGTTTAACTAATACTAATTTTCTTGGGTTTTGACGCCTCATGTTTGGGAAGAATAAGGTAAAGCACTCCGTTTTTTAATGTTGCTTCTACTTTTGTGGAGTCAACATCCGACGGCAGGGTAAAACTTCGGGAAAATGATCCGACCCCCCGTTCTGTTTTATGGGTTTTATACCCTTCTGGTGCATCAGATCCCCTGGTGCCGCTTATTTCAAGATAGTTTCCCTGGATCTTTACATTCAGATCTTCCTTTTCAAGTCCTGGAACTTCGGCCCTGATTTCAAAATTATCGCCGTTTTCATAAAGATTTGTCCGGGGAGAGGTTTCTTCTAAATCCCATCTGTAACCGTAAAGATTGTCCAGTTTCTTCTGGAGAAGATTCATGGACCCGAACAATCTGTCTATATCACTTAATCTTGTAAGCATAATTCTTCCTCCTTCTTTGATAGGCGTTTAAGTTGTTGCGGGAACCATTTGCAAAGTAGACTCGACTATTTATGAAAGATTTAAGGTGTCGTCCAATCTATCTGCAAGACCTTTGCTCCCACAAAATTATCTGTATTTGAGCCTAAATTAATTCTTGTTTTTTTCATGTCAACAGGGTTTTATTGTTTTTCATAAAATTTTTATTATTAGTAATAATAAATGGTCTCATGTTTACTTTGTTGCTTTTGTGTTGACTTGTGATTTTGTTTGATATCAGTCTGTTAACCGTCTTTGATTTCAATTTGTTTTGCGCGGCTTCCGACAATCTCCATTCTGGGTATAGTAATATTCAACACTCCGTTTTTAAAATCAGCTTTTACATTATCTTTGTTGGCATCTTCAGGCAGTGACAACGTGCGTTGAAAAGACCCATAGGATCTTTCGAGTCTGTAAAAGTTCTTGCTTTTTTCTTCTTTTTCCTGTTTCTTCTCGCCTCGGATTATTAATGTGTCATCAACAAGTTCAAGGCTAACATCCTTTTCGCTGACGCCTGGGATTTCTACAGAAACCGTGTATTCTTTCTGAGTTGAACCCAGATCGAGCCGGGGTTTTAGTAAGCTGCCGGTGATTCCCTCAAGCATCCGTGAGCCGGGCCTAAAGGGTGACAATCCAAATTGGCTGACAAAATTATCAAATAACCGATCCATTTCATCGTGAAAGATACTCAATGAGTTTGGTGAATAGCTGTTACTTGCTTTGTTGTTGTACTTTACAGGAATAGTATGGCCAATGTCGCCGTTTTCTTTTTTAAACCAATTCCATGGTGCTAATTTCTTAATATCCATTTTTCATCTCCTTTTATTGCTGCTTGTTTTCGCACAAGATGGCTGCAATGCTCCTGACTGGAAAGTTTCCGCAGCCATCTTGCGACAAGAGATGGTGTGGTAATTTTATGCGGCTTTTATCTCGATCATTTTGGGTTTGGCCGCCTCAGATTTGGGCATATGCAGTTTGAGAACACCGTCTTTGAGTTCTGCTTTCACCCTTTCAACATCAATGCTCGGGGGTACGGAAAAATTTCTGACATATTCAACATCAGAAAACTCCTCCCGGGTTGAAATCCCTTTGTTGTCACACCGTCGTAAACCTGAAAGATAAAGTGTTCCGTTATCAATATTTACGGAAACATCATTCTTTTTTACACCAGGCATATCTGCATGAAGAAGTATTTCATCATCATTTTCATAGATATCAACATATGGGATTTCAGTCCTTAATTCCCTGGTTTTTTCAATGTCTTTTGCTTGTTTTTTAGCAATATCTTTTCTGTCACTCATGATAACCTCCTAATCAATTTGATACTATTATTTATTGATTAATTGATGGTGATTTGTTTGGGATTGGCAACTTCTGATTTCGGCAGTGTAAGATAAAGGATGCCGTCTTTCAGAGTAGCTTCAACTTTATCTGCATTTACATCGTCAGGAAGGGTGAAACTTCGTGAGAAGGTGCTGCCGCATCTTTCTCTGCGATGGGTTTTATAGCCTTCCGGGGTATCCACAGAGCGTTTGCCACTGATTTCGAGGTAGTTTCCTTGGATTTTAATGTTCAGGTCATCTTTTGAAATTCCGGGGATTTCAGTCTGTACTTCAAAGTTGGCACCATTTTCCAGAAGGTTGGTTCTGGGTGAATTAGATGGCAATGTGAAGGCAGGCCCATAAAGACATGATCGGTCAAAATCATTGAAAAGTCTGTCCATTCTGCTCCGGAGCAGATCCATGGCTCCGAACATTCTGTCGATGTAATTCATTCTTGTAAACATAGCTGAGACTCCTTTTCTTTAATTCTTTTGTTTGTGAGGCTGAGTTTATCTCGACCTCCGCCTTGAATTTGAAACTAAAATAGACATAAAAAATAACATGTCAATATAATTTTTATTACGAATATAATTTTTATTGATAAAGTAATGAAAAATATTTGTTTCCCTTTTTAAAGGTACTCAGAGATGATGAAAGAGAAATTCTATGGCATGAGAAATCTTTGTCTGACAGTGCATTTTTTTATCATAAGCTGATTTATGTCAGCGGCGGCGTGAAAATGTCATAAATCTCCCGGTTTAAAAATGTAGCTGGATAAAAGACCGGGCAGCGATGACTTTGCCGACCGGTCTTTCCGGTTTATTCTTCTGTCACGTCTCTCATTCTATAACTTTTGCCTTCAATAACGACAGGCTCTGTGTGGTGAAGGAGCCGATCCAGAAGTGCTGATGTCAGTGTCATGTCATTATTGAAGATCTGGGGCCAGTCCTTGAACACCCTGTTTGTAGTGATGATCATGGCACCTTGTTCATAACGCTGACTGATAATCTGGAACAAAAGGTCTGCACCGATTTTGTCGATGGGCAAATAACCTAATTCGTCCATGATGAGCAGGGCTGGTTTGAGGTATTTTTTCAGTTCCTGTTTCAATTGACCGGCCTGCTGGGCTGCCACCAGATTATTCACGACATCTATAGCTGAAGCAAATAGAACCGTATGGCTTTTCAAGCATGCTTGATATCCTAAAGCCGTTGCAATATGGGTTTTGCCGACACCCACCGGGCCGATGAAAACGATATTGTTTTTTTGTTCAATAAATTTAAGACGGAACAGATTCTGGACCTGGGGCTGGTTTATTTTCCGGGGCCATGACCAGTTGAACTGATCCAATGTTTTGATCACCGGGAACTTTGCCATGCGGATTCGGCGCTGTCTTGTTTTGTCCCGGCGCAGCCTTGATTCCTGTTTGACAAGTTCAGATAAATATTTTATGTGGGTCCACTGTTTCTGTGCTGCCATGGTTGCAACGGATTCATAATTATCCCGGAGATAGGGTAATTTCAGGTGGGACAGATACTTTTCTAAATCAGGCATCTTGGTCTCCTATGGCGGTATAAATGTCAATGTCAGGGGCCTGGATTGTCAGATCCAACAAATCACTTTTATGGGTGAGGTAAAGGGCTCCGGGTTCCCTGGAGGGTCGGGAACGTTGTTCAAGGAGATTGGCGATATACTCGCAGGAAAATGCAGAAAATGAGAACGCATCTTCAATGGCCATGGCAACCTGCTCTCTGGAGTAGATTTCACTTAAGGCAACGATTTGCCGGACATGATGAGAGGCATTCAGACGCCTGTTCTGCAACTGCTTAAAATATTCCTGGGCTTTGTCAGACAGGCTTAAGAATCGCATATATATGACTTGGTCTTTGGCCTTCTTTCTTTGGTTCAAAAGGATTTTTGAGTGATCCGGATCTTCAACATCCTTTCTGCGATCATAGCTCCTGACATGGCGGCCCACCAGTTTATTGTCGTGGTAAAAACAAATACGGTCCGGGTACAGTTTTGCTGTCAATGCCACACCGGCTAACTGGGCAGGCACGGTGTAATAATTGGTGTCAATGGTCACCCGATACTGTTTTGAAGCCCGGACCTGCCTGATCACGCCGATATCATAGGGCTCAGCAGGCAGTGAATGAAGATGGGGCCGTTCTTCGGCATACATGTCACAGGGTTTTTTACCGGTCTCCCTGTGGCACCTGACATTGGCAACCGTATCAAGCCACTTTTTGCAAAGCGGTTCCATGATTTTAAAATCAGAGATTTCAAGGCCGTTGAGCAGATTCTTTTTGACATATCCCACTGCATTTTCCACTCGGCCTTTTTCATTGCCCTTTCGCACATTGCAGGGAATAATGGTAAAGCCATGATAATCCGCAAAATCAAGATACCTGGGATTAAATACAGGTGCTTTGCCAACGATCCTTTTTAAAACGGCGGATTTAAGATTGTCCACCATCACTTTTTCAGGCACCTTACCAAAAAATTCAAATGCGTTCTGGTGACATCCCAAAAAGTGCTCCATGGTTTGCGATACCGTAAATTCAACATACATCATTCGGCTGTGGCACATTACCATTACAAAAAGACTCAATCGCCTGGTCGTTGAACCCACCCGGACCGTGCCGTAAGATCCCCAGTCTACCTGGGCACATTCACCCGGGGCAAAGTACAATTTTAAATAGGCCTTGGTTTTGGGAGGCCGTACTTTTCTGACATAATCTTCAACAATGGTGATCCCGCCGGCAAACCCGTCTTCGGTTATCCGTTGAAAGACCTGCCGGGAACTGTAAGGATGCTTTTCAAGCATTTGTAAGATGGTGTTTTTAAACGGGTCCAATTTGCTTTTCCTCGGGCTTGATTTCCGGGGCTGATACCTTTTCTGGTTGGCCCATCTTGCAACGGTCCTTGGGTCCAGGTCGAGTGAATTTGAGATCTGGCTGTAGGTCAAACCGTCCCGGGTAAAATAATTTCTGATTTGAACATAGGTCTCGTAATCAATCATGGGTGCCCTCCGCTGCCACTTTCAATATATCCGAAAGTCGCATCATGGATTTGCATCGCCTTGTCTTTTTCGGGACTGGGTCAAGACCAAGGACCTGATAGATAGGTTTTTGCCAGGCTATCAGACCATGCCGGATCAAACCGAACCGTGCTCCATGCAAATCAGCTTGATCCATGGCTAACCTGCTCATAATGGCTTTGTCTCCATAAAAACTCAGGCCTTTACTGTCGGCCACACATACCAGGAATAGGTACAGAACCGATTGGACGTGCGTACATCGGTCAATGTATTTTTCACGTACCAGGCGATGATCGACCCAGCTGAAACTTTTGGGTACCTTCCGTATCCGGGACTTTAAAATCGGGGATTTTGCAATCATTTGAATCTCCTTCTATTTGGGGTTGTGAACATAAAATGTCCTGCCCGTATTTTTTCATACGAAGGAGAAAAGATGCTATGTCATCTTGTAACGTTGTTCCGGTAAAATGAGCAATTAATCCTATTAAAACAGTTGGTTGTCCCTGTAAGAGATCTTGTAACTCAAAATCGATGATATTGCTTTTGTTTTCAGTAGGTTGGATCGGTAAGAGATCTTGTAACGCATGTGGTTGCTTTGGTCGTTTGGAGTACCCCGGATGATTTTCCCTCCATTTTTGGACCCGTTCAACGTTTTCCGGACATCGAAAATAATCCTGATTTTCGGATTTGCTCAGCCATTTTTCCTGACTTGCTTTCTTACTGGCCTTACGACATTCAGGTTTAAAACAATATTGTTGAGATTTGTAATTTCTGGAGTCAGGCACAAACAATGTTCTGCAATTTTGGCATCTTTTCTTCAGAATACGCATCATCTACACATCGCCTCCAACATAAAATTCGCTGCTTATGAAAGCAAATTTTACGGGAAGAAGATGCTCTTACGGAAGGAAGAAAAATGAAGAAGATAAGAATTAAATTTTTAATTTTTAGGAGAAGAAAATTAAACGAAGAAAACACATCTTGAAACCGGGACACCAAGAACATTTTCAGGTCGGGCCTGACAGATTTAGGCTTGGCTATTAAAATCAGGGCTGAAAATGGCACTCTTGACACGATAAAATATGAAATTATTTTTTGAAAGATTTAAGGAATTGACATAAATAAGGCTGTGTCAATCCAAACCAAAAATTTAAATTATTGTTAAGGAGGAAACAATGTCTAATGACTTTTGCATGGACTGTGGAATGTTGTTATCTCCCTACACACGCATATGTTCTGTTTGTGGGTATGACAACAATTATAATGACTTTTCTGATATCGAACTGGATATGGATAAATTGATCAATGTGAATGATGATTTTGTACCTGAACATTATCCCGAATTTTAGCTGTCCTGAAAACAAAGAGATTCAGTAGGTGTCCTCAAAAAAAGATGTCTTTAAATGAGGACACCTTATTTTTCCTTTAATAATAAAAAATCCATCTTAAAATACAGATGCATTCTGTTTTTATTTTCAACTTTTATGTCAGGAGTTCTGCATTTAGATTTTTATCTCTGATTTTCGTGTTGTTTTGGCAAGAAAACCAGAAAACATCTTTGATTCTGGCTTGTCCAGGTTAAGTTACACTCAATTGATTGTCAACGGAATTGACACCATGACATAATTGAGCCAGTTTGAATATTTTATTTCGTTCTATTTCATCTGCAACAAAACCGGTAATTTTTATATCACCCAGTTTTTCGCATCCAATATTTAGATCAACATGCTCGGAGGATATTTCTTTTTTTATCGTTGCTTCGACCCTTTTTTCAAGAGACAGACGTTTAAGGTTATCTTTGTTATTTTCTGTTAAAGGCTGTGTTTTTTCAATTTTTTTTGCATAATCAAGAATCGTTGAGATAATGAGATCCGCGCCAAGTTTATAGTGATCAAAACAGCTGATTTGCCCTGTAAAAATAAGGTCATATGAATTCGTTTTTGAAATATCTTTTTTGAAAAGATACCGTATGAAATACTCACGCTCATGATCTTTTTTTGCAAGAAGTTTTTCAGCAAGGCTATGATTTACACGTTCTTTTTTTTCAAGATAAGAACATCTCACATTAAAAGGGGCCATAATTCGAATTTTTAACACATAGGGCTGATTCAGGATATACTGACCACCACGTCCCTTGATAACAATCTTGTCATGACTTGCTTCTTCAAAAAGGATAGCCTGTACGAGACAGTTGTAAACCTCTGGGTTTTTAAAAAAATGTTTAAAAAAACCAGGTTCTTTTTCATTCGCCAAATCGTGCAGTTCATCGGAAAAATTGCAATGAAAGTCTTTAACTTTATTGTTAATTATGAACTTATCAATAAGTTTGTAATTTAGTTTTTTTGCAATTTCTTGAGCAATCTCATCACCGAAACTATAGGGTTGCCGTGAAATAGTAATTATTGCCATTTTATAACTCCTTTTCAAGTAATTATCATATTTTTTTTACATTACCAGAAATCATTTATCGCGATAATTAAACCGGAATTGAAGAGGATAAGTCAGATAAGTCAATGAGTTAAGACTGCTTCCTACGCTACATCAAATGAGCCAATCGTCCATTAAGTTTAATACATTAGCATAACCGGGTCAACCTCCTTTGATCTCAAACAGCAATTTTCATTGGGGGGGAGGATCACAATCTGTGAAATTGAAATCCCTGTCGGCAGAGTTTGAAAAGACAGTCACCTTTTTAAAACCTGATAGAAAAATAAGCGCTAATTCTGTGTGAAAAGTCACTACACGTCTGTAACTTTTGGCAACATCGGCCAAGACCGCCTATCTATAGCCCATTTGAACTTATATCTTCAAAAACAGCGGACAGACATGTAGCAAAAAAATACATTGATATATCAATCATGCATGGCCGTTTGAAATCTTTTTATGTCTGAATGCAATATAATCCTTTGATTCTAATAGGATAACTTTTAGGTGTTCCATCTTTTTTTCTTGTGGTACCGGGTTTGCAATATCAATGAATAAAAGCATTTAACCATTAAATATAAAGGAGGAGTAAAAATGATACCCAAAAAACAAAAAAACATCGTCAAAGGGTTTCAAGTTGTTGAAAACGATTGTATCTGGATGAAATCGGGTATTGTCAGTTTCAAATTGTGCGATAATGCGTATGACTGCCGCACCTGTCCGTTTGATAAAGCCATGCAGAAAAAAATGAATGCAAAACGCCATATGAATTCCCAAAGAGACTTTTCAAGGTGGGCTCAAAATTTAGAAAATATTTACAAATCAACCACCCGTCCCTGCCGTCACTCGCTGACCGGTCGCGTCCATGCACTGAAAACCTGTCTTATGAACTATGAATGTTATCACTGCGCCTATGACCAGATGCTGGATGAGGAAGAGTTGACCGGGCTCCCCGCAAAACCGTCTTTGACACTGGCATCCGGGTATCGCCTGGCCGACGGCTATTACTATCACATGGGACATACCTGGGCGCGGTTCGAGCACGGCGGCCGGGTGACGGTCGGGTTTGATGATTTCATGGTCAAGCTTTTTGGCCCCCCTTCAAAAATTTTGATTCCCCCCATCGGCACTAATTTAAAAAAAGATCATGCCGGGTTGACATTTTCCCGCTCAGATAAGACGGCTACAGCCCTTTCACCTGTCACAGGGAATGTGCTGGCAGTTAACATCAAAGCAAAGGAACACCCGGAAATCGTCCATGAAGACCCTTACCATGAAGGCTGGCTTTGTATCCTTGAGCCAAACATGCCCAAACGAAATCATAAGGGACTTTTTTACGGAAAAGAAAGCCTTGAATGGACAGACCGCGAAAGCCAGAGGCTTTTACACCTGATCGAGCCTGAATACATGGACCTGGCTGCCACGGGCGGTGAACCGGTAGATGATATATACGGCAGTTTTCCTGAGATCGAATGGGAAATCCTTGTGAGGGAGTTTTTGAGAACCAAAAAATAACAAGGGCGATACGGTCAGGGTGTCATGCGTCTTTCGCAGTCCCGGCAAAGATAAAAGGGAATATTGTCCAAATCGTCAATGGCCCCGGTAAAGTGCATGACACATTTGTTTTCATTACAGTGGAAAAGATTGAACAGGTGTCCAAGTTCATGGAGTGCTACTTTAGCTGCCCTCTCATAACAAAGGGAAGGCGGCGGTAATGATCCGTCGGCGTTCTTATTCAGCCTGAACAGCGAAACTATGGCGAGATTGCCTCCCTGGACGGCCTGACCGTAAACATAATTGAAAATGGGAATAAAAATATCATGGGAAATCACTCCGACAATTTTAGAATAATCGCTAAAATCCAATGCATCGAGCTTGTTGATTATTATACCGGCATCATACTTGAGCCGCCTGTCATCAAAA belongs to Desulfobacula toluolica Tol2 and includes:
- a CDS encoding archaemetzincin family Zn-dependent metalloprotease, whose product is MKKQIGVVPLGEVPAFVLKVIAANVTAYYKWPAIVLPRQPVPRSAFDDRRLKYDAGIIINKLDALDFSDYSKIVGVISHDIFIPIFNYVYGQAVQGGNLAIVSLFRLNKNADGSLPPPSLCYERAAKVALHELGHLFNLFHCNENKCVMHFTGAIDDLDNIPFYLCRDCERRMTP